Proteins from a genomic interval of Chanodichthys erythropterus isolate Z2021 chromosome 8, ASM2448905v1, whole genome shotgun sequence:
- the LOC137024072 gene encoding uncharacterized protein isoform X2, with amino-acid sequence MKALVCILLLLETFVFVVQQQVDGGLNENEISQQISSEDGSQNSPQTDTLRAEASTDSQQYCDLCFPDIHAALRELTATVTEQKENIKALEMQLREAEQAAEQQMFILEELNKKNYEISNLTQSQVEELRKENRAFSAALMESGSGYVGPFTTDITITYKKVFTNIGNAYNPVTGVFTAPLKGAYMFRVSVYGHGGIEATAAIFKNEKLVVMAHDYLAQGALGASNGVVLILEVGDVVYVRLWSGSRIFDNQNNVNTFSGFLLFPLREQEICRM; translated from the exons ATGAAGGCTTTAGTATGTATACTGCTGCTGTTGGAAACCTTTGTGTTTGTCGTCCAGCAGCAGGTAGATGGAGGACTCAATGAGAATGAGATCAGTCAACAGATCAGCTCTGAGGACGGAAGTCAGAATTCACCTCAAACAGACACTTTGAGAGCTGAAGCTTCAACTGACAGCCAACAATACTGTGATCTGTGCTTCCCTGACATCCATGCAGCACtgagagaactgaccgccaccgttacagagcagaaagaaaacatcaaagCTTTAGAGATGCAATTGAGAGAAGCTGAGCAGGCTGCAGAACAACAGATGTTTATCCTGGAAGAGCTGAACAAGAAAAATTATG aaatttCCAATCTTACTCAGAGTCAAGTGGAGGAGTTGAGAAAGGAAAATAGAG CTTTTTCAGCTGCACTGATGGAATCTGGCAGTGGATATGTTGGTCCGTTTACCACTGACATCACAAtaacctacaaaaaagtcttcACAAACATAGGGAACGCCTACAACCCAGTTACAG GTGTTTTCACAGCCCCACTGAAAGGAGCGTACATGTTCAGAGTCTCTGTATACGGTCATGGTGGAATTGAAGCAACTGCAGCCATTTTTAAGAATGAAAAGCTGGTGGTTATGGCACATGATTATCTGGCTCAGGGTGCGTTAGGCGCCTCAAATGGAGTTGTGTTGATTCTGGAAGTTGGAGATGTTGTCTATGTGAGACTTTGGTCTGGCTCGAGGATATTTGATAACCAGAATAACGTCAACACTTTCAGTGGTTTCCTACTGTTTCCCTTAAGAGAACAGGAGATTTGCAGGATGTGA
- the LOC137024072 gene encoding uncharacterized protein isoform X1 → MKALVCILLLLETFVFVVQQQVDGGLNENEISQQISSEDGSQNSPQTDTLRAEASTDSQQYCDLCFPDIHAALRELTATVTEQKENIKALEMQLREAEQAAEQQMFILEELNKKNYEISNLTQSQVEELRKENRDREIAFSAALMESGSGYVGPFTTDITITYKKVFTNIGNAYNPVTGVFTAPLKGAYMFRVSVYGHGGIEATAAIFKNEKLVVMAHDYLAQGALGASNGVVLILEVGDVVYVRLWSGSRIFDNQNNVNTFSGFLLFPLREQEICRM, encoded by the exons ATGAAGGCTTTAGTATGTATACTGCTGCTGTTGGAAACCTTTGTGTTTGTCGTCCAGCAGCAGGTAGATGGAGGACTCAATGAGAATGAGATCAGTCAACAGATCAGCTCTGAGGACGGAAGTCAGAATTCACCTCAAACAGACACTTTGAGAGCTGAAGCTTCAACTGACAGCCAACAATACTGTGATCTGTGCTTCCCTGACATCCATGCAGCACtgagagaactgaccgccaccgttacagagcagaaagaaaacatcaaagCTTTAGAGATGCAATTGAGAGAAGCTGAGCAGGCTGCAGAACAACAGATGTTTATCCTGGAAGAGCTGAACAAGAAAAATTATG aaatttCCAATCTTACTCAGAGTCAAGTGGAGGAGTTGAGAAAGGAAAATAGAG ACAGAGAAATAGCTTTTTCAGCTGCACTGATGGAATCTGGCAGTGGATATGTTGGTCCGTTTACCACTGACATCACAAtaacctacaaaaaagtcttcACAAACATAGGGAACGCCTACAACCCAGTTACAG GTGTTTTCACAGCCCCACTGAAAGGAGCGTACATGTTCAGAGTCTCTGTATACGGTCATGGTGGAATTGAAGCAACTGCAGCCATTTTTAAGAATGAAAAGCTGGTGGTTATGGCACATGATTATCTGGCTCAGGGTGCGTTAGGCGCCTCAAATGGAGTTGTGTTGATTCTGGAAGTTGGAGATGTTGTCTATGTGAGACTTTGGTCTGGCTCGAGGATATTTGATAACCAGAATAACGTCAACACTTTCAGTGGTTTCCTACTGTTTCCCTTAAGAGAACAGGAGATTTGCAGGATGTGA